One window from the genome of Clostridiaceae bacterium encodes:
- a CDS encoding DUF1819 family protein → MAETLEYKSTIKTRPFLFKETKKAAELIIQGFKNSEIKDKARNDNIFQVNTETRRSEIASIVLQRLNAIDDFFIQKIANGEIRTSKQIIIYSIMKTDRLFFEFMYEVFREKIMMRDFTLQDKDFHIFFDRKREQSEKVASWTDYTFYKLKQVYIRILFEAGFIKGQKENREIVKPIIEEEIVQHLKEIGDIKYLNALIGEM, encoded by the coding sequence ATGGCAGAAACGTTAGAATATAAATCTACAATAAAAACAAGACCATTCTTATTTAAAGAGACAAAGAAGGCTGCAGAACTGATAATTCAAGGATTTAAGAACTCTGAGATAAAAGACAAAGCAAGAAACGATAATATTTTTCAGGTAAACACAGAAACACGAAGAAGTGAAATTGCATCAATAGTGCTTCAAAGATTAAATGCTATTGATGATTTTTTTATTCAAAAAATAGCGAATGGTGAAATAAGAACCAGCAAGCAAATAATTATCTACTCTATTATGAAAACAGACAGGTTATTTTTCGAATTTATGTATGAAGTATTTAGAGAAAAAATAATGATGAGAGATTTTACGTTGCAAGATAAGGATTTTCATATATTCTTTGATAGAAAAAGGGAACAAAGTGAAAAAGTGGCATCATGGACTGACTATACATTCTATAAATTAAAGCAGGTTTATATCCGTATCCTGTTTGAAGCTGGTTTCATAAAAGGCCAGAAAGAAAACAGGGAAATAGTTAAGCCAATAATAGAAGAAGAAATAGTGCAACACCTTAAAGAGATTGGAGACATAAAATACCTTAATGCGCTGATAGGAGAGATGTAA
- a CDS encoding class I SAM-dependent methyltransferase, which produces MEEYNIVKADFNEISELEDPKWNHNNCYYNQLIKLVPDNAETCLDIGCGKGELSFMLSKKSNKVIAVDLADKMIDKAKILHPGNNIEYICGNILEMEFQNDSLDVIITTATAHHLPYEWLLCFARDKLKKGGKLIILDLVKAKSLNDYFIWSFAFFPNIIMNLIKNGRLKKDDEHAKEVWERHGRHDTYMTIDEIRSLANKHIPKATIQRKLFWRYLLVWEK; this is translated from the coding sequence ATGGAAGAATATAATATTGTAAAAGCCGACTTCAATGAGATATCAGAATTAGAGGACCCGAAATGGAATCATAATAACTGTTATTATAATCAACTCATAAAACTTGTACCGGATAATGCGGAAACTTGCCTTGACATTGGCTGTGGCAAAGGCGAACTCTCATTTATGCTATCTAAAAAATCTAATAAAGTAATTGCAGTTGACCTTGCAGATAAAATGATTGATAAGGCAAAAATTTTACATCCCGGCAATAATATTGAGTATATTTGCGGGAACATTCTTGAAATGGAATTTCAAAACGATAGCCTTGATGTTATTATAACAACGGCTACAGCACATCATTTGCCTTATGAATGGCTTCTTTGTTTCGCAAGGGACAAACTTAAAAAAGGCGGTAAACTCATTATATTGGACCTGGTAAAAGCAAAATCATTAAATGATTATTTTATATGGAGCTTTGCTTTCTTTCCTAATATTATAATGAACTTGATAAAAAACGGCAGGCTAAAAAAAGACGATGAGCATGCAAAAGAAGTTTGGGAAAGACATGGCAGACATGATACATATATGACGATTGATGAAATAAGGTCATTGGCAAATAAACATATACCGAAAGCAACAATTCAGCGAAAACTCTTCTGGAGATATCTATTGGTATGGGAGAAGTAA
- a CDS encoding GNAT family N-acetyltransferase: protein MELIIERLPMNHMDEALILLRDVFTCEQNIPAELHNIKEDFKPIWWCARIDSEIVGVVAGWIEKDQWHWGRFAVKKRLRGQGIGKKLALFSLNEIFNLGAEKILIEARDITVGILKKLGGKVVGEPINFYGESVTPMVLKKQDFLKCNIYGRNFDLQNTCRS, encoded by the coding sequence ATGGAATTAATAATAGAGAGATTACCAATGAATCATATGGATGAAGCCCTTATTCTATTAAGGGATGTTTTTACATGTGAGCAAAACATACCAGCAGAGTTACATAATATAAAAGAAGACTTTAAACCAATTTGGTGGTGTGCAAGGATAGATTCTGAAATTGTGGGTGTAGTGGCAGGATGGATTGAAAAAGATCAATGGCATTGGGGGAGATTTGCGGTTAAAAAAAGGCTGCGGGGACAAGGTATTGGTAAAAAACTAGCCCTATTTTCATTAAATGAAATTTTTAATCTGGGTGCTGAGAAAATTCTTATTGAAGCAAGGGATATTACTGTAGGCATTTTAAAAAAACTTGGAGGAAAAGTAGTCGGAGAACCAATAAATTTTTATGGAGAGTCCGTTACTCCCATGGTACTAAAAAAACAAGACTTTTTAAAATGTAATATTTATGGGCGAAATTTCGATTTGCAAAATACTTGCAGATCCTAG
- a CDS encoding GrpB family protein codes for MEFNEIIHIEEYNPEWARLYIVEKEQLCSALGSMILGIEHIGSTSVPGIWAKPIIDIMIGVRSLPLEKYLIDDEAMRYSELKKTIISKGINNLLEYSECKADFINEVIKKANERIK; via the coding sequence ATGGAATTTAACGAGATAATTCACATTGAAGAATATAACCCTGAATGGGCAAGGTTGTATATTGTAGAAAAAGAACAACTATGCAGTGCTCTTGGAAGCATGATTCTGGGTATTGAACATATAGGAAGCACATCTGTTCCCGGAATTTGGGCAAAACCTATAATTGACATCATGATAGGGGTAAGGTCCTTACCCCTTGAAAAATATCTAATTGATGATGAAGCGATGAGATATTCAGAGTTGAAAAAAACTATAATATCCAAAGGTATTAACAATTTATTGGAGTACTCGGAGTGTAAAGCTGATTTTATTAATGAAGTCATTAAAAAGGCTAATGAGAGGATAAAATGA
- the pglX gene encoding BREX-1 system adenine-specific DNA-methyltransferase PglX produces MDKTAIKNFAVWARKKLIEDIKQKAYEIGITEKEIKEPEVSASDTMIIGNRNLNKTEMAQRKSLVSRIKEKGFNNVIEEVAYTWFNRFIALRFMEVNDYIPTGVRVLSSIEPGRKEPDIVKEALNLDLDLDRELVYTLQDYNDTEALYRYLLVKQCNALNEILPGLFEEIEDYTEILLPSNLLGEGSVIRRLVDDISEEDFKEQVEIIGWMYQYYISEKKDEVFEGLKKNIKITKENIPAATQLFTPDWIVKYMVENSLGRLWLEGHPNEELKSKWKYYLEEAEQEPDVHKQLEEIRAKSKGIRPEDIKVLDPAMGSGHILVYAFDVLYDIYKSEGYSERDIPKHILENNLYGLDIDDRAAQLAYFAVMMKARGKSRRIFREDININVCAIQESNGLKESGKLEELINYILQGITGEEKDKLKADIEYLTDIFSDAREYGSILKVKPVDFEAIERRLEEISDEEPKYIYEREYKNIILEKLPALVKQAKIMSQKYDVVCTNPPYMGNRGMDIKLSNYVKKNYPDTKSDMSTVFMEKSLNICKKTGYLSMINIPVWMFLSTYEKLRKILLGSNTIINMLHFGRGVFGSDFGTTAFVILCQDILNYRTVYRKLYQKQGAVDNIEQKEKWFF; encoded by the coding sequence GTGGATAAAACCGCAATAAAGAATTTTGCAGTATGGGCCAGGAAAAAGCTTATTGAAGATATAAAGCAGAAAGCATATGAGATAGGAATAACCGAAAAAGAGATAAAAGAGCCTGAAGTCTCTGCATCAGATACAATGATAATAGGAAACAGGAATCTGAACAAGACAGAGATGGCTCAAAGAAAGAGCCTTGTTTCGAGGATAAAGGAAAAAGGATTTAACAATGTGATAGAGGAAGTGGCATACACCTGGTTTAACAGGTTTATTGCCCTGCGTTTCATGGAAGTTAATGATTATATTCCTACAGGAGTGAGGGTATTGTCCTCTATTGAACCAGGCAGGAAGGAACCGGATATTGTTAAGGAAGCACTTAATTTGGACCTGGATTTAGATAGAGAACTGGTGTATACACTGCAGGATTATAATGATACTGAAGCCTTGTACAGGTATCTGCTTGTAAAGCAGTGTAATGCTTTAAATGAAATCCTTCCCGGATTGTTTGAAGAGATAGAGGATTATACAGAAATACTTTTGCCTTCAAATCTTCTTGGTGAAGGATCTGTCATAAGGCGGCTGGTAGATGATATATCAGAGGAAGATTTCAAAGAGCAGGTAGAAATCATAGGCTGGATGTACCAGTATTATATCTCGGAAAAGAAAGATGAGGTATTTGAGGGGCTAAAGAAAAATATCAAGATAACCAAAGAAAATATTCCTGCTGCTACCCAGTTATTTACACCCGATTGGATTGTTAAATACATGGTTGAAAACTCCCTGGGGAGACTATGGCTTGAAGGGCATCCCAATGAAGAGCTGAAGAGTAAATGGAAATATTATCTTGAGGAAGCTGAGCAGGAGCCTGACGTTCATAAACAGTTGGAAGAAATACGGGCTAAAAGTAAGGGTATAAGGCCAGAGGATATAAAGGTGCTGGATCCTGCAATGGGAAGCGGGCATATATTGGTGTATGCCTTTGATGTGCTTTATGATATCTACAAGAGTGAAGGATATTCGGAGAGGGATATTCCGAAGCATATTCTTGAAAACAACCTGTACGGGCTGGATATAGATGACAGGGCGGCTCAACTTGCCTATTTTGCAGTAATGATGAAGGCAAGGGGCAAAAGCAGAAGGATATTCAGGGAAGATATAAATATTAATGTATGTGCCATACAGGAAAGCAATGGCTTAAAGGAAAGCGGGAAGCTGGAAGAGCTGATAAATTATATATTGCAGGGAATTACAGGAGAAGAGAAGGATAAATTGAAAGCAGATATTGAGTATCTCACGGATATATTTTCTGATGCCAGGGAGTATGGATCAATACTTAAAGTAAAGCCTGTAGATTTTGAAGCAATAGAGAGAAGATTGGAAGAGATAAGTGATGAAGAGCCGAAGTATATATATGAACGTGAATATAAAAATATAATCCTGGAAAAGTTACCGGCTTTGGTTAAGCAGGCAAAAATAATGAGCCAGAAATATGACGTGGTATGTACAAATCCGCCCTATATGGGAAATAGAGGAATGGACATTAAGTTGTCGAATTATGTTAAAAAAAATTATCCGGATACAAAAAGTGATATGAGTACAGTTTTTATGGAAAAATCACTTAATATATGCAAAAAGACAGGCTATTTATCTATGATAAACATACCTGTATGGATGTTTTTATCAACCTATGAAAAATTACGTAAAATACTACTGGGTTCTAATACTATTATAAATATGTTACATTTTGGTAGAGGTGTTTTTGGCTCTGATTTTGGTACAACAGCATTTGTTATATTATGTCAGGATATTCTTAATTATAGGACGGTTTACAGAAAACTTTATCAAAAACAAGGCGCGGTTGATAATATTGAACAAAAAGAAAAATGGTTTTTT
- a CDS encoding M48 family metallopeptidase: MKDKYYIENYDKSRIYYTLLRTKRKTIGIIVDRNGEVKVHAPFGVSEKHISEVVQKKADWVIKKVSEVRERSSNSVCRQFINGEKLLYLGREYILEIVERNCGKPEVFIKKNTMEVYISQGLSAETRKQVIKEALIKWYRQRFAEIVKERFDKYSLQVKAAPGKVVIKDQKTRWGSCSRKGNINLNWRLIMAPVDIIDYVVVHELCHLKIMNHSKDFWNLVMSILPNYHESRKWLKTNENRLRI, encoded by the coding sequence ATGAAAGATAAATATTATATCGAAAACTATGATAAAAGTAGAATTTATTATACTTTGTTAAGAACTAAAAGAAAAACAATAGGGATAATTGTTGACAGAAATGGCGAAGTGAAAGTTCATGCCCCTTTCGGTGTCAGCGAAAAGCATATTTCCGAAGTTGTACAGAAAAAGGCAGATTGGGTTATAAAAAAAGTTAGTGAAGTACGAGAAAGAAGTTCAAATTCAGTTTGCAGGCAGTTTATAAACGGAGAGAAATTATTGTACCTTGGTAGGGAATATATCCTTGAAATAGTGGAAAGAAATTGTGGCAAGCCTGAGGTATTTATTAAGAAGAACACTATGGAAGTGTACATATCCCAGGGTTTGTCGGCCGAAACCAGGAAACAGGTAATAAAAGAAGCATTAATAAAATGGTACAGGCAGCGTTTTGCTGAAATTGTTAAAGAAAGATTTGATAAATATTCTTTACAAGTCAAGGCAGCTCCCGGCAAAGTGGTTATAAAAGACCAGAAAACCAGATGGGGAAGTTGCAGTAGAAAGGGAAATATTAATTTAAACTGGAGATTAATCATGGCTCCTGTTGATATAATCGATTATGTGGTTGTACATGAATTGTGCCATTTAAAAATTATGAACCATTCAAAGGACTTCTGGAATCTTGTAATGTCTATACTGCCAAACTATCATGAAAGCCGGAAGTGGCTGAAAACAAACGAAAATAGATTAAGAATATAG
- the brxC gene encoding BREX system P-loop protein BrxC, with protein sequence MLIRDIFKKPINRDIKGVIKVGQDDDSNVHQELEEYVVTRELAKHFDTFFEAYKKGIIGTTDKMGVWISGFFGSGKSHFLKILSYLLENRVVEGKRAIEYFTDKIQDTMVLADMKLAGDTSADVILFNIDSKSDSDSKANKDAIVKVFSKVFNEMQGFCSSMPWIADLERQMVADGVYENFKKTFKDISGREWADAREDFYYEEDAIVEALSKSTRMSQEAARNWYAKAEENYSLSVEKFARRVREYIEKKGKNHHVIFMVDEIGQYIGDNSQLMLNLQTVVEDLGTECGGKAWVIVTSQQDIDSVTKVKGNDFSKIQGRFNTRLSLSSANVDEVIRKRILLKNDVARDTLKLLYEQKNAILKNLITFSADTPEKKVYKDSEDFTECYPFIPYQFNLLQQVLTSIRIHGASGKHLAEGERSMISSFQESAIQYMNQEIGTLIPFSAFYDTVEAFLDSNIRTVIIHAQENDNLNDFDVELLKVLFMTKYVKEIPANIENLATLMVTNIDEDKIDLKKKIEDSLKRLVKETLVQKNGDEYIFLTHEEQEIDREIKNINVDLGEVIQKVSEIIFDEIYPDKKYKYSSRYNFSFNQVVDDRFFRGNQGNDIGLKIITPYYDTGEELTDNELKLMSMRENNLIVKLPNDTTFLVEMEEVLKIETFLRRKGGTSLTQKIEEIKDTKRRELVGRNERIKRLLIEAIENSDMYANSQRLEIKKKNPVERINDGFRVLIEGIYTKLDYINYFTTTKDLYDIFADNEQIVLKDAVSPNKLALDEITGYIERNTTRSIPVTMKTILGIYEKAPYGWLEEDIEWLVAKLYKEQEIKLQLNSQYLDIQDREIVKYLTKRDYVDRLLIEKRIKVPAHQISNARELCKELFNITAVPSDEDGLMRKFKELARDEIAKINELLVYYKQSRYPGQEILEEGKEVLEKICKIDDAKEFYDELQREKDMLLDYADDSIDVKKFFDSNQKEFFDKAVHKIDIYNSNKTYVLDKEVMDLVEQMKRIVESKEPYSHIHKLPGLIDGFNDRFTDLLEVECKPVRQIIESDYNKVIEELNEHEFKPVLFDRFKSRFDDLLYRLDHANNFYEAIAMKEESDRLKLRCFDEIAGEIAKRKSDKLPIDSEVPDNQSIVEDQSGKYKKTVNMSIANILRGTKSIESESDIEDVVNEIRNRLKSELEDGVIIKLV encoded by the coding sequence ATGTTAATAAGAGATATATTTAAAAAACCTATCAACAGAGATATTAAAGGTGTAATTAAGGTTGGCCAGGATGATGACAGCAATGTGCATCAGGAGCTTGAAGAATATGTTGTTACGAGAGAATTGGCAAAACACTTTGATACTTTCTTTGAAGCATATAAAAAAGGAATTATAGGCACTACTGACAAAATGGGAGTGTGGATTTCAGGTTTCTTTGGAAGTGGTAAATCCCATTTCCTCAAAATACTATCTTACCTCCTTGAGAATAGAGTAGTTGAAGGCAAAAGAGCAATTGAATATTTCACTGACAAAATACAGGACACTATGGTTCTGGCAGATATGAAACTAGCCGGGGACACTTCAGCAGACGTTATTCTATTTAACATTGATTCCAAGAGCGATTCTGATTCAAAAGCCAACAAAGACGCCATTGTAAAAGTTTTTAGTAAGGTATTCAATGAAATGCAGGGCTTTTGCAGTTCAATGCCCTGGATAGCAGACTTGGAAAGACAAATGGTAGCTGATGGTGTTTATGAAAATTTTAAAAAAACATTTAAAGATATATCAGGAAGAGAATGGGCAGATGCAAGAGAGGATTTTTACTATGAAGAAGATGCGATAGTAGAAGCATTATCGAAAAGTACCAGGATGAGCCAGGAGGCAGCCCGGAACTGGTATGCAAAAGCAGAAGAAAATTATTCTCTGAGTGTTGAGAAATTTGCCAGGCGCGTAAGAGAGTATATAGAAAAGAAAGGGAAAAACCATCACGTTATTTTCATGGTCGACGAAATTGGCCAATATATTGGAGATAACTCTCAATTGATGCTAAATCTTCAAACCGTTGTTGAAGACTTGGGAACTGAATGCGGTGGTAAAGCCTGGGTTATTGTTACAAGCCAGCAGGATATTGATTCTGTTACAAAAGTAAAAGGAAATGATTTTTCCAAGATCCAGGGAAGATTCAATACACGTCTTAGTCTTTCCAGCGCCAATGTTGACGAGGTAATCAGAAAAAGAATACTATTAAAAAATGACGTAGCAAGGGATACATTGAAACTTCTTTACGAGCAGAAAAATGCCATACTTAAAAATCTTATCACATTCTCAGCGGATACTCCGGAAAAAAAGGTATACAAGGATAGTGAAGATTTTACAGAATGCTACCCCTTTATACCCTATCAATTCAATCTTCTTCAGCAGGTGCTGACTTCTATAAGGATACACGGAGCCTCCGGTAAGCATCTGGCAGAAGGGGAGCGCTCCATGATTAGTTCATTCCAGGAATCTGCTATACAATATATGAACCAGGAGATAGGAACGCTAATACCCTTTTCAGCCTTTTATGATACTGTTGAAGCCTTCCTTGATTCCAATATCAGGACGGTTATTATCCATGCTCAGGAAAATGATAATCTGAATGATTTTGATGTAGAACTTTTGAAAGTTCTCTTCATGACTAAATATGTCAAGGAGATACCTGCGAATATAGAGAACCTGGCTACCCTAATGGTAACTAATATTGACGAGGACAAAATAGACCTCAAAAAGAAAATAGAAGACTCTTTGAAAAGGCTGGTAAAGGAAACCCTTGTTCAGAAAAATGGAGATGAATATATATTTCTCACCCATGAGGAGCAGGAAATCGACAGAGAAATAAAGAACATCAATGTGGATTTAGGAGAGGTAATTCAGAAAGTTTCTGAAATTATCTTTGATGAAATCTATCCAGATAAGAAGTATAAATATTCTTCAAGATACAACTTTAGTTTTAACCAGGTGGTAGATGACAGATTCTTCAGAGGCAACCAGGGCAACGATATAGGTCTTAAAATAATAACTCCCTACTACGATACCGGAGAAGAACTTACCGATAATGAACTTAAACTAATGTCTATGAGGGAAAACAATTTAATTGTTAAACTTCCCAATGATACTACTTTCCTTGTTGAAATGGAGGAAGTATTGAAAATTGAAACCTTCCTGAGGAGAAAAGGTGGTACTTCTTTAACTCAAAAAATTGAAGAAATTAAGGATACAAAGAGAAGGGAACTTGTAGGACGAAATGAGAGGATAAAAAGGCTTTTGATTGAAGCCATAGAAAATTCGGACATGTATGCTAATTCTCAGAGGCTTGAAATAAAGAAAAAAAATCCGGTGGAAAGAATAAATGATGGTTTCAGGGTGCTCATTGAAGGGATTTATACAAAACTTGATTATATTAATTATTTCACTACCACTAAGGACCTTTATGATATATTTGCCGATAATGAGCAGATTGTACTAAAAGATGCTGTATCTCCAAATAAACTTGCCTTGGATGAAATAACAGGCTATATAGAAAGGAATACTACACGAAGCATACCTGTAACCATGAAAACAATTCTTGGCATTTATGAAAAAGCTCCTTACGGATGGCTTGAAGAGGATATTGAATGGCTGGTTGCCAAATTATATAAAGAACAGGAAATAAAGTTACAACTTAATAGCCAGTACCTGGATATTCAGGACAGGGAGATTGTCAAATATCTGACCAAGAGGGATTATGTTGACCGGCTCCTTATTGAAAAGAGGATAAAGGTGCCTGCACACCAGATTAGCAATGCCAGGGAACTATGCAAGGAACTGTTCAATATTACTGCTGTTCCTTCTGACGAGGACGGCCTTATGAGAAAGTTTAAAGAACTGGCCAGGGATGAAATTGCAAAAATAAATGAATTGCTTGTTTACTACAAACAATCCAGGTATCCGGGACAAGAAATTCTCGAAGAAGGAAAAGAAGTCTTAGAGAAGATTTGTAAGATAGATGATGCGAAAGAATTTTACGATGAATTGCAGAGAGAAAAGGATATGCTGCTGGATTATGCTGATGATTCTATCGATGTTAAAAAGTTTTTTGACAGCAATCAGAAGGAATTCTTTGACAAGGCTGTCCACAAGATAGATATATACAACAGCAACAAGACCTATGTACTGGATAAAGAAGTTATGGATTTAGTAGAACAGATGAAAAGAATTGTTGAAAGCAAAGAACCATATTCCCATATCCATAAACTGCCTGGCCTTATCGACGGGTTTAATGATAGATTTACTGATCTTCTGGAAGTAGAATGCAAGCCTGTAAGGCAGATAATTGAGAGTGATTATAACAAGGTAATCGAAGAATTGAACGAGCACGAATTCAAGCCTGTACTTTTTGATAGATTTAAGAGTAGATTTGATGACCTGCTATACAGATTGGACCATGCCAATAATTTCTATGAAGCCATAGCCATGAAGGAAGAAAGTGACAGGCTAAAATTGAGATGCTTTGATGAAATTGCAGGAGAAATTGCAAAAAGAAAATCTGATAAACTTCCAATAGATTCCGAAGTACCAGATAATCAATCAATTGTAGAAGATCAATCCGGGAAATATAAGAAAACGGTAAATATGAGTATTGCCAATATTCTTCGTGGAACAAAAAGTATTGAGAGTGAATCCGACATAGAGGATGTGGTAAATGAGATAAGGAATAGGTTAAAAAGTGAGTTAGAAGATGGAGTAATAATAAAACTTGTCTAG
- a CDS encoding N-acetyltransferase, with amino-acid sequence MLENITFRNAVINDLPVIVDIYNSTIPSRMVTGDTEPLSVDDKLNWFNEHNPEKRPLWIVEHEGKTCGWVSLQSFYGRPAFNATAEISIYLHENYRGKGIGKKVLNKVIEECPTLEIDTLLSFIFGHNEPSIRLFSDFGFEKWGFLPEIANFDGVKRDLLILGKKIY; translated from the coding sequence ATGTTAGAAAACATTACATTTAGGAATGCGGTAATTAATGATTTGCCAGTTATTGTGGATATTTATAATTCAACAATTCCAAGTAGAATGGTGACAGGTGATACTGAACCTTTATCTGTAGATGATAAATTAAATTGGTTTAATGAACATAATCCTGAAAAAAGACCCTTATGGATCGTGGAACATGAAGGTAAAACATGTGGTTGGGTAAGTCTTCAATCTTTTTATGGAAGGCCGGCCTTTAATGCAACTGCTGAAATAAGTATTTACCTCCATGAAAATTACAGAGGTAAGGGGATTGGTAAAAAGGTTTTAAACAAGGTCATAGAAGAATGTCCAACGTTAGAAATTGATACACTACTTAGTTTTATCTTTGGACACAATGAACCCAGCATTAGATTATTTTCAGATTTTGGTTTTGAGAAATGGGGCTTTTTACCGGAAATTGCAAATTTCGATGGAGTTAAACGTGATTTATTAATTTTAGGGAAAAAAATATATTAA
- a CDS encoding DUF1788 domain-containing protein — MKTIYQRLDEIIDRIMKESFRKNTGLGNEIGYYIFDYEPRYEMLVRDHVNYLKQKINEGNYGFKIKEFDLYEIMLELLEAKGYLKKNFEMEQVKGSEFVFNATKKALRLTEKNDLIIQYIRDRVEKGDVVFITGVGKIWPIIRSHTVLNNLHQVLDEVPVIMFFPGVYDGLELVLFEDIKDDNYYRAFKLVERY, encoded by the coding sequence GTGAAAACTATTTATCAAAGGCTTGATGAAATCATAGACAGGATTATGAAAGAATCATTCAGGAAAAATACAGGACTTGGGAATGAAATAGGATATTATATATTTGACTATGAGCCCAGGTACGAAATGCTTGTGAGAGACCATGTGAATTATCTAAAGCAGAAAATAAATGAAGGGAATTACGGTTTTAAAATAAAGGAATTTGACTTGTACGAAATAATGCTGGAACTTCTTGAAGCCAAAGGTTATCTAAAGAAAAATTTTGAAATGGAACAGGTAAAGGGCAGTGAATTTGTATTTAACGCTACGAAAAAGGCATTGAGGCTTACAGAAAAGAATGACCTTATTATCCAGTATATAAGAGATAGGGTAGAAAAAGGAGATGTAGTATTTATAACCGGTGTGGGAAAGATATGGCCGATTATCCGCTCACATACAGTGTTAAATAACCTTCATCAGGTTTTGGATGAAGTACCTGTAATTATGTTTTTCCCAGGAGTATATGATGGACTTGAATTGGTGCTTTTTGAAGATATTAAGGATGATAACTATTATAGAGCATTTAAATTAGTGGAAAGATATTAG